In a single window of the Sebaldella sp. S0638 genome:
- a CDS encoding N-acetylmannosamine-6-phosphate 2-epimerase, with the protein MKNEEVMETLKKNLIVSCQALEDEPLHSSFIMGRMALAAKEGGASGIRANTAEDITEIKKIVDLPVIGIIKKEYPDSNVYITPTMDEIDALVQSGAEIIALDATLRMRPKETELNDFFKKVKEKYPKQMFMADIATTEEAENAEKLGFDFVGTTLHGYTENTKDQNIADDDFKFLKDVMASVSVPVIAEGKIDTPEKAKRVLELGVFCVVVGGAITRPQLITKTFSDKIKEV; encoded by the coding sequence ATGAAAAATGAAGAAGTGATGGAGACTTTGAAAAAGAACCTTATTGTTTCATGTCAGGCACTGGAGGATGAGCCTTTGCACAGCTCGTTTATCATGGGAAGAATGGCTCTTGCTGCCAAAGAAGGCGGAGCCAGCGGAATCAGGGCAAATACCGCAGAAGATATAACAGAGATAAAAAAAATAGTAGACTTACCTGTAATAGGGATAATAAAAAAAGAATATCCTGATTCCAATGTTTATATAACACCTACAATGGATGAAATAGATGCTCTTGTCCAAAGCGGTGCCGAAATAATAGCATTAGACGCAACTCTGAGAATGAGACCAAAAGAAACAGAACTGAATGATTTTTTCAAAAAAGTAAAAGAAAAATATCCAAAGCAGATGTTTATGGCTGATATTGCTACAACAGAGGAAGCTGAAAATGCTGAAAAATTAGGATTTGACTTTGTAGGAACAACGCTTCACGGCTATACAGAGAATACAAAAGATCAAAATATAGCTGATGATGATTTTAAATTTTTGAAAGATGTAATGGCTTCAGTATCTGTTCCTGTAATAGCAGAAGGAAAAATAGATACACCGGAAAAAGCCAAAAGAGTATTGGAACTCGGTGTATTTTGTGTAGTAGTGGGCGGGGCAATAACAAGGCCTCAGTTAATAACTAAAACGTTTAGTGATAAAATAAAAGAAGTATAA